CACTGGGTTCGGACAAATGCTGCGTAGTGTGTTCAGTTGTGGAAGCTGTGGTGTTATCCCAAAGCAGTAACTAATTTGTTAGAATGCAGGCCCACTCAGACAGGCCCTTTGTATGAGACAAGTAGGGGGTACGGTGGAGAATGGAAAACCACAGGCTCGCAACCACCAGCAACCAGCCTTTTTTATgtcctgaataaaaaaaaataaaaaaaacggAGCTGTTTTCctccacactctctctctctctctcggcaCTCGTTCTCACTTGCACTGTTGCTAGTCTCCCTTGACTACTAAAACCAGTCGGATGTCTGAAATGTTTTCGCCTTCATTTTCACTTGAAGCTGGCtgagcaagagaaagagaaatagtCAGTTTTTAGGTTTGCGACAGAGTGGAAATAATTAGCAAGGCTCCATTTCCAAATAATGTTATTTTCCCCCATTAAAATAAAGATCCTTGCTTAGATCATCTTTTAGGCTTTTGTCCCTCATAATTTTTCAGAATCAAACTTTCAACGATAGTCTATTTGTTCATGAGTTCTcctttcatccattttttttttagagggtTTTCTCTCTAGAACAATAAAATACCACAAGTGTTCGTATTTTCTCTTGATCTTGGATGGCCGACCTGTGAAATTCTTCATTAATGCTGTTTTGACTCTGTCAATGTGTGTGGACTGGGTCGTTGCATGTAGACGGCCAAACTAACATGCAGGACACCCGAGCAGTGTCATCAACCAGAGCTGTTTCGTGTCATTAACAACGATCTTCTTTCCCACCATTTATGAGTCTAATATTGTTTTCaaggatgttaaaaaaaaaaagagtcctgtctccaactctgtgtgtgtgtctgtacggCTGCCTCGAATGGCCTTCAAGCATGTTTTTAATATCATCGTCACCAGTTGTCTTGATTGTTGATCTTTGTCAGTCGAATATGAAGGTCTCTGAGTATGACAAATGATTCTTAATggaccttttttaaaatgtgaaaaaacaagGAGATGGGAACCATTTTTTAAACAGGAAAGAAATCCAAAACTTAAAATCTGTGCATAGTCTACTGAACGGTAGATGTGACTTCCAAGAACATGCACTCATCATCAGGCCATGAGGTATTTCACGGTCTATTTATCTTGAACTTTAGAAGTGGTTCCCTTCTACTTgattttcttgctttctctATTTTAGTTTGGTCACTGACCCTCACTCCATCTTTTGTCCTGTGCGATTCCCTCATCCCAGGCCGACGAGCGGTACCGTAAGAACATTCAGGGCTCCCCTCAGACTGCCCCTCCTCCCAAGCAGCCCCCTTTGCCTCCCCGCTCCTCTGAACCGTTCTCCAATGGCGGCTCCTCCGAGGCCTCCGCCATGCACCGACCCATGGAGCCTCAGGTAACGCCTTCCTCCTTCCTCGtccctttcctctttctcctgtcGCTCTCTTCCTCACCTTCCTCACAGCTGGATTCGTGTATTCACACAAAGAGCGAAGCAACAGCAGGGACAGTTCTGGGTCGGAAGGGTGCTATCATGTATCTGGATGTGTCCGCCAAATATCTGCAAGCACCAGCTGCTGCGAAAgaaattagattagatttagattacttttgagtttttaaaaattcaatgaGAGGATTTTATATTGACTGTATCTCACTTCAGTGCAGTGGGTTGAAGTGCAGTTAATATATCTGAATCCTAAGTCATTTTAAAACTATCTGGACTAGCACCATATAGTTTTGAAGCCCTCTGggtaagaagaagaaaatagtgtgttattgtgtgtttggATGAATTTTCTCACTGTGACACCTTTTCGATTTCTCCAGTTGTTTTCTGGCAGTTGACTCTCACAAGAAGTCACCATTATAGGTATTTCAGACGGTAGCATCAATAGTAAAGCGGGATAGATCCGGCTCCTCATCAGCCCCACCCTGCTCCTATTAATGGTTTTACACCAACAGCAGTTTATCATCTATGTGTCATGTTGTTCAATGTGTCACCTTTGTTTAGTTTTCTTTCCACTGAGCAAATTGACCTATTATTTACTCTCTGCAAGGAGTGCATACTCAAACACAAGTGAGTAAGAAGTGCAATTATATACTGAACACCAGTCTGTACTGTAGATCCGGAGCTGAGTAATTTAAAACCGTCACCACAGAGGAAAATGCGTCTGTATGTGTGCTTTTACAGACTAAGTCAACAATCCAAGAACAGACTAATCCATAAATTATCCAATTTCTACTTAATGTCACTTAAATCCTACCAttggtttttatatttttgcaaaGCAGCACCTACAACTAGAATAACTTAATTATACAAAATAGTCACTTGAAGCATTTGCATCAATCTGAAACCAAGACAATCAACAATCATCGTTTTGTGTCGTGCTTTGTCtgctgtatgcatgtgtatatcTAAATGCATGTATGTGAAAAGCCACACACATCTTCCCTCATGTCTCACTGTGTTGTCTGCTTGTttcacctcccctcctccttcctccctcctccctcctcctcttcctcttgtccccccctcctccctccctaaAAAGGTCCAGTGGTCCCACCTGGCCGCTCTAAAGAGCAGCAACAGCGCcgccccctctcctcctcctccgcccgTGGTCTCTCGCTCCCAGTCCTTCAGCGAGCCCGGCGGCGTGACCTCTAGCTTTGCACAACTCCACCTGCGTTCCCAGGAcccccaccatcaccaccaccatcaccacccatCGCCCGCACGCACTGACCCCCAGCCCCAACTTCCCCTCCACCACCCTCAGGCTCAGCCTCGGGCCGAACACCAGGCCAGCAGCGAGGAAGTGCCTCCAAAGGTAAGGAGCTGACCCTCCCCTGATTCCCTCCCTTCCCTCGACTCTCCCTTCCCTCATTCACTTCTTGTCATGCAAGCCACTTCTCTTATCATGCTGTCTGTCTGCGTTTGCCTTGCTGTGTTCAGTCTCATTTGTTGATCAACATTGAACACTGATGCCAAATGCAACTATATATATAAGTTATATAAGTTGTATTAAAACCATTTCTGGGCCCACAAATGGCGTTAAGAGGTAAAAATGTGAACTTTGCATCTCCATAACTCAGAAATTATATGACATGATGTCGATAAACAGCGTATTCCTCCGACTTGATCAATGTGCGGGAGGGGTGCTAGTATTGGGGAAGTTCTGCCGCCCCTGAGGAGTTCTCTGAGAGCTGTCGgttaagaaaaaatgttgtatttcaCTGTTCGTTGTCTGTTGGTATTAAACTCTTGgaatcacattttcagttttaacatGTCTGTGATTCCCAATATTGTGCTCAATGTCTGTAGCTGAAGAGTTGAATGAAGaactgctcttttttttcctcatcacaATAGAATTTGTACAGATGATTTACATTGAGTAACATGTTGAAGTTCATGCTTGATGATGCAGCAGTGCAGTCTGTGGATCCGAATATGGTAAATGCAGACGGTGTTCATTTTTCTGTTAGgttgatatatatatttgtgagatGTTTCATTTGTTGGTTTAATGGGTTTAACATACATATACCTGCCACTGTGTGAAGACCTTTGAATCTGTCTTCTCCAGGTACCAGTGAGGACTACATCCAGGTCTCCGGTACTGTCGCGCCGAGAGTCCCCTCTGCCATCACAGCCTGGCAACCAGGGCGGACAGAGGAATGCTGGCGGGTAAGTAAAGAGACCTCAGAATGTGTACGCATTTCTCctttatgtgtctgtatgtagctGCTTTTAAAGTTTTGAGGCAATTGTGCACATTTAAGCTGTTTAAAGTTGTAAAAGCTAATTATAAGAATTGGTTACTAGTGTTACTAGTGACAACACTGGTGGAAAAACAAAGCTGTAAAGTCTGTACATGTTAATTTGGTAAAAAACTAAATCACATATACTAATATACTCATACATAACTGATAGATTTAGCAAATACCACtaacaaaatgaacaattatTTAATTAGAATTCAGAGCTTTTATTAAATCATCAATAACAGGTAGACGAAAGAAAAAAGTTCAAGTTTCTGGAAGTGTGAAGAGAAACTAGTCCCTCATTTTAATGTTATGCATTTGATTAAGACTAATGTGAGATGTCAGGCATGTTATCAgaagcacaaaaaaaagcatattaacattcaattaaataaaaggGCTAATCCTACTGTGAATTATATGTGAATCATATCACTATGTGACCCCACTGAGCTTGTTCATGTGTCTTTGTTCCTTGCGGCAGTAACGTGGAGCAGCGCCCGCTGTGGGACCGAGTGGAAAAGCTGCAGCCTCGGCCAGGCAGCGGCAGCTCCTCCGGCTCTTCCAACTCCAGCTCCCAGGCCAGTTCTGGGGACCGCTTCAGGCCACGCTGTGAGTCCCCTGGTACTGTACTCGGCCACATTTCACTCACTACTAACCGCTAATGAATACATTATGAGTATTACCATATAAACATCATTCTTACTCCATACCACGGTGTATTATCTGCACATGCTCTTGCAcgttttgtgatgttttttacaGGCCGTTGAAGACCTCCTGGCGCTATTGTTTCCCCTCACTAACACTATTTCCTTTTGTTCACTCAAAGCTTCCTCCAAATCTGAAGGATCACCTCTCCAGCGGCCTGAAAACGTTcccaaaaaacaagatgaaaagaACCTCGCCAGGCCTACTCGACCGGCTGTAAGTCCACCGTTTCTAAAGCGCTGGTTAAACTTCTTTGATGCTGAATAGgtgaaaactgtttttgtttttcttccacttgtgtttttctctattttactACCACTTCACATGAATCCAATGGTTCGTGATTGTTGGGGAACCTCTTAGGGTGATGTGGTAAGCCTATTAAATGAGATTACATAATCACACCTCTGCTATGCTTGCACCATTGCCCCACTCATTGcatcagtgtttcctctgtattCATTTAGCAGCGGTGCGCGACCACAGCAGGAACATTACCACCACTGAAAGAGAGAATGTTAAATCGATATAAAGATTGTTAACTTAACGTTAAGCATTAAGCCTTAATGTTATCTAAAACTAAAGTGTAGGCCAGATGCTTTAGAAGTAGTGATTATATagcaattaaaaacatttttaacactgGAGCCTCAACTTTAAACATAACTTAGacccaaacagcagcagatatGGGACAACACTAGAATTATTGCCAAAAGCACCACCGATGTATTAAAattacagaggaaacactgttgCATTATGTGATTGAGGTTTGTCGGCCTGTCACGATAACTACTTTTGTCGGACAATATATAGTCCCAGAAATAATTGTGATAAATgatattattgtcattgtttgACCATGTTATGCCACtgatataatgataatataatagcATAATAATGCAAGTACACCCTTTCAAAGAGCAATGAACTTTCAATTCTTACAAATATGCAGACATCGGAATGGGAATGTCATCAAAATCTTTCATGCAAGCTTAGTTGGGATTGCCTGCACATGGCTCCCACCTCTGAGGTCACATGTAGACATGGAAGTGGCCAGGCAGTAATGGTGGCTTTTCTGTGGATTCAAGAGGGGGTGGTGGCCCCTGGTGCATGAGGGGGGGAagtgattgatttgatttattgattgggacagtgtgcagttttaaacacaaagatgcactgcaccggagttagctcgaagtgaatttgcatccgtagtcccccacaatcaaaatgtacaacagcacaacaacaaatagtacaaagcaaacaaaaacaaaaccaaaaaaaacacacagaacacacaatagaaaatacaaagctcagtggtcacacagctgattggtctttagtacatgtttttaatctgaGGGTGGGTGCTACACTTCCATGAAAATGCCGACCCGCCATCATGGGCCAGGACAGAGTTATTTATACGGTTAATTGCATATGAGCGGCGCCGCCAGCTTGCACATTCCCCACTCGGGACATGTACTTAGCTTATGTGACATGAATAGCTTATTAGCCGCTAACGTGGAGTGTGAGATATCTGCCTGTGATGTGGAGGCCAGGGAAGAGCGGGCCTAATGCGCTGCCATACCCTTCTTTGAGTTTTAACAGCAGGATCGAAAACTGTATTTATCAAAATGCTGATACCTTCTGCAAACAACCTGctgaaacaggtagacagattATTTGGCTCTAATAGATTGTATGCTGTTTATTCTGGCATCACGTTGGCTAAAACGTCTGTGACACtcttatgtaaacaaacacgcATGCAAACACAACAGACAATATCAAGGTCAGCAGAAATGATCGAGGTCATGTCCATATATCGTACGATAAGTCGATAACATAATTATCGTGACAGGCCTAGAGGTTTGCGATAAAAGAACTTTGAGAGGATTGATGCAATAATtctttgtatttctgtcattggTAACTGTCCTCTCTGCCTGTGATGTGATTGCCTTCTGCTGGCATCTTGCCTTGTGCCTGCACAGTTCCCTCCCACTTTATTGCTTGtcatcaacaaaacacacatggcGCTAGAAGGGTTAAAACCCTCTGCAGCAGTTTCCTGAGCCTGGATTTTGAATGCAAGCACATCTGAATGCAAACACACTCCTTCTGTTTCCTTGTACTTGTCAGAATGGCTCTTAATCTCACCTGGCTTTGTTGTCAGATAAACTGTGGCCCATTTGCTTTGTTGAAAACGTCAGGGAAGTATCCCTCCTCCCTTTCTCGCTTGTCACTGACCTTACAAGACTGCATTATTAAATCTGCAAGGGAGAAGCAGAGGGCAATGTGGTTACAAGACTTGGACTCCAGAGGGTATGATATTAAGCTAGGAATCagaaaattgttattttttcaaacaatatGTTGCAAGAAGACTAACTGGAATCACAGCCCTAGTCCAACAAGGCttcaaactgacatttttcttttctttggccTTTTGTTGAGCCCAGGGCTGAGTTGCTCATGTCAACTCTGCAGCCCAGAGAGAAAGCTAATCCAAAAAAGTGGGCAAAATTTCCCACTACACATACCAAGAGATCTGAGGCTGTAGGTATAGTAAGTTGAACACAGGGGCAAGAACTGATAGATGGCTGAAAGTTTATATGAAGCGAGGAGGGATGACTTCAAGACTCAGATTGTCTAGAATATGAGAGCCTCACATTACGAAgattagttaaaaaaaaaacaactaattttgAATCTACTAAGGCGTCATTCTAGACAACATAAGTTTTGTCAAAATATCAGACTTCTAAGACTTCATCACTGTTCCTCTCAGGACCTGACAGCTCTGGCCAAGGAGCTTCGCGCAGTAGACGACGTGCGGCCTCCCCACAAGGTGACCGACTACTCCTCCTCGAGCGAGGATTCGGGCACCACTGACGAGGACGACGACGAGGAGGTGGACCAGGAGGCTGGAGAGGAGTCCACCTCAGGAGCTGAGGACTCCAGGGCTGGGTAGGTCGAACTGTAATGATGCTTTGCATTCATCTTTGTCTGTGAGACATGAAACAGGCGCTGCTCTTGAATTTTATGCTTTATTGTAGAACATAACAAGATATATTTACTTGTAATTGAAGCATGAGAGaaacattatattataaagAGAATAAACATGTATATTGACCCCAGAGGATGTGCATTTTGCATGGCTTCTCTGCATGACTGTTAACACTGGTCTGGTTACGGACATCAGATATTCCCATGGCTTCTGCAGGCGGCTGAGTAACGGGGAGACAGAGTCCGCTAAAACCATGCTGGTTGAAGACTCAGAGAGCGACCAAGCCACTACGCCCTCCAAGGATGGCACTCTGGTCATCAGACAGGTAAGTTAAAAGCATATTCTGCTCGTATATAGTTGATAGAAATgacattttcctctttctttgtcCAGTGTCTGTTTATCCACTCATTCTCCACCATTTCTATATATTATCATgccttttttatgttttttttttaaactattagTCATTGTAGACTTTCtgcttcacatttcacatctaATACGTTTGATTATAGATTGTATTTACAGTGACATGCACAGCAGTGGAGGACTTTAGGAATATCTTATATATGATGTGGGAATAAGAGGATCTTGTTGTGAGATAAAAGAGTAACTCGTAACACAGAGCTGCCAAAGGTAAACGTAcagctcctccttctctccaccTGCTTGCTCGAGCCCAAGTGTGCCTGTTCTTGCTTCCAGAGCACCGTTGACATAAAGCGGTTGGTCAATCTCTCTTCCCCGGCTGGCCCCGGTCATGGCCAAGGCCAGCCCCAACCCCCCGGCCACAGCCTCCAAGAGAAAAATGGCTTTGCCGGCCGCATACACCACCTACCAGACCTTATCCAGCAGAGCCACCActccccttcctcttcttcaaccatcccttcctcctcctcctcctcctcttcctccttcccctCATCATCTAGCCATGCCAGTCCTGCCATGTCCCCACAGAATTCCCTGGACAAGCTCACTGCCATAGAGGTATGTCACCCTCACACCACTGGGGACAAACAGCCAAGGGATGGGCTGTTGTGGAGTGTACAGGCTTAGACGTGCAGTGTGCCTCTGTGtggccttgttttttttttaaaatcttgacCACTAAAGCAAACATGCCTCCATCTCCAAGCCTGTACACACCTACAGCCCCGTCCTCGGTTGTTTTCTCCGAGCATCTCTGCACCTTATCCTGCCCCCCCCTCTGTGTCCTCCTGGCTTCACTCTGGCTCTCCTCTGCCCCCTTCTGGCTTGGCTGACACCTGGTTTGAATCTcctgaactgctgctgctgctgctgcaacccTTCCACTGCATTGCACTGTGTCACTGCTAACACTGGTGCCTCCTGGTGGTAGAACGTGGTCATGGCATGGAGGAAACTAAACTGGAGCTTCTTGGGGGTGAACTACAAACAAGCGTATCTTCGCTGCTTTGAGTAGTAGTACTAGTGTTGGGCGATAGCATGTCTGGTGTGATGGTTTTGCAGAATTTTTAAAACACCAAACACGTAAATcctatatatttttaatgttgattAGTATATATTATTTCCCCTTTTTGTAGTGTGACACATAACGTTGCAAACAAGATGCATCTTGGGTGGTGGAATAATGATCCTCTTCTGTCTGTGCTTTATTAGGAGcagctttttcttttaacaCTTCACAGCAACCAGATCATTTCTCATTTCCCTCAACACATTTCTTTCCCTGTCACACATGTTGTTTTCCTCTCTTACATTTCTGTCCACGCCAGCTTCAAAAAGAACTAACTGCACGccatcttttcatttgatttgttatTAACTCGAATGTCAGTGGAAACTATGTGTTCCCAATTTCCTGTGTCATAAAAATTGCAGTATGTCATTGTTTTAGCCAGTATGATTGAATACAGTTCAGATGAATGCTGCTGTTTATGATCCCCCAGAGGGAGAACTGTAACTCATATGCTCAAAACTGAGGGCGTGTTTTGCTAATGTAGATTAAATCAACAGCTCTAAATTATAGTCAGTTTTTTTAAGTCAGCACTGGTATAACAAATCTTTATGTCATGGTTTGGACCACAGTTCTAATTTCTGAGTTAGATCTGCTGTTCACTATCTGTGTTACAGTTTTGTTGTCTCTTCGCTCCATTTTGAATAGGAATACTGTTAAATCCAGTCGTCTAGACAAAAAGTGAATGGGTGCTTTTTAAGTACAAGttgttttctaaatgtttttaatctttgtCAGACCCAGTCAGAAAGCAACTCCATGTCCAAACACaagtcttcctcttccttcacTCCCTTCATCGACCCACGCCTTCTCCAGATCTCTCCATCCAGCGGCAGCTCCCTCAACAACATGGGTAGGTCAACAACTAACTGACCGTTTGAAGCgtcctcagtttttttttccacaatagCTTCTCCCCCACacattttttgaacatttttcccATGAAATTATGTTGAACGATCTGAGCTGAGGATTCGGGCAGTTCAAACTATCATGTTGCCTaatggattatataactccCACATCATTGCTGGTCATTCGTTGACATGCATGAGCTGTCTACATCAAACTGAAACCTGTActttctttatcctttctgttttgttgcactgctgtgggctgggaggaacagcagtttgttttttttgtgtatgcaaatacacaagaaaatgacaaactaaatcttgaatgaGTCAAGTTGTACGTTGTACATTATAGTCTTATACTGGCAAATATTGGCAGCATAATCCCACATACATGATGTCAATAAACTGAATGAGTATTTATGAAGataaacagagacacacacacacacacacacacagcaccatTTCTTCAGATCAGGCACCAGGTTTCTCATTGATAAGTTAAGTAATTTGTGGCATTCAGTCTGACTTGTTCTATCTCTGTGCCCCCTCCAGCAGGATTTGGGCAGGACGGACGGCTGGCGGACCCGCTGAGGTCTGACCCATCCCGTAAAGGTTCAGTTGTCAACGTCAACCCAGTCAACACACGCCCGCCGAGCGACACGCCAGAGATTCGCAAGTACAAGAAGAGGTTCAACTCTGAGATCCTGTGTGCTGCACTCTGGGgtaagtgtgtcttaaaaaaaataaccatgTGATGTGGTAGTGTACTACATACAAACCCTGGTAGGGAATCATAGTCTTGCTCAGATACACAGCAGTAGGAGCTCTACTTATCTGTgttcatttgtatgtttttgtacatGATCTCTCCAGGAGTGAACCTGCTGGTGGGGACAGAGAGTGGTCTGATGCTGCTGGACCGGAGCGGTCAGGGGAAGGTCTACCCCCTGATCAACAGACGACGCATCCAGCAGATGGACGTCCTGGAGGGACTCAATGTCCTGGTCACCATATCAGGTAAATGCTACTTCGCACAGATATTGAGTTTTGTCCTTAACTATGAAGGGATTCATTTTTATGCCTCCACGCTGGCAACAGCCGTGGctggaggcattatgtttttatGTCGTCCGTCCATCCGTCCCATTCTCATGATGCAATATCTCAGGAATGCCTGGAGGGAACTTCTttaaatttggcacaaacgtccacttggactcaaggatgaaatGATTAGAATTTGGTAGTCAAAGGTCTAcgtcactgtgacctcacaaaacaagttttcagccataactcaagaattcatatgctaattatgacaaagtttcacacaaatgtcttaTAGGATAagatgatgaagtgatgacattttatatccaaaaggcCAAAGGTCAAcgtcactgtgacatcataatgttctgcaaatcGTTTTTCTAGCCATTATTCAACGCCATAGCTCAGGAACAGAaagggagattgtgaccatatcTCACATTTGATCaggatactgaattggtgacactaatttTGGGTACTCACcttgaaaatgtgatgattgtaaagatcttctgtgctgccgggttgaagatgtgtgtgtgtgtgaagcattgacattttagaatttgtagcttctttgctgCAACATTCATATCTGAAGCATTGTCTACTGTCGTGGCTACAGCTTTGGctaaaaacatttgaacacatacaaagaaaatacactTCATACCTTTTTATTATATTCCTTCAAAGTTTGAAATATTATctgagtctggacagacatggatgtaaactgcaacttgacaaATTGTAGGAGACATACAACCGTGAGGTGATATTTACATAGTTAATCTAGAAGTAACAAAGgtttggatggatggatgggtgagAGGATTAATTGACAGATTTTATTCATTAGACTGTTGAGCGTTGTAATTTCTATCTATTCAGTCTAAGTCATCTTtcaaaatggacaaaaatggATAATTATTGTCTTTGTATTATGACAAAACTCTTATTCTTTCAGTTTAAATGCCAGACCACTGTGTATAATTTGCTGCTACAAAGCTGTGAaaccatgtttttgtttttttaaagattgtaAAACAGTTCCCTCTCTCCAACTCCTGCAGGCAAGAAAAACAAGCTGCGGGTGTATTACCTATCGTGGCTCAGAAACAAGATTTTGCACAACGACCCTGAGGTTGAGAAGAAGCAGGGTTGGGTCAATGTTGGTGACCTGGAGGGCTGCGTCCACTACAAAGTCGGTACGTTTCATATACCTTAACCGTCAAAGATTCCTGAACCTCAAATGAATAATACACACAAAGAGAGGGTTCAACTTGACCAAGATTTGTTAATAAGCCCTACTTTAAGCAACTCACTATTGACTAACTTCTATTCATTCCAGTGAAATATGAGAGGATCAAGTTCTTGGTGCTGGCCTTGAAGAACGCTGTGGAGGTGTACGCCTGGGCACCTAAACCCTACCACAAATTCATGGCCTTTAAGGTAAGCATGGTCCCAGGGCAGATCTAGATCTCTAGTTTTTCCACCTGTAAGTTGTGACTTCACAACTAACTTGTTTATTCATGGTTGGTTTCAGTCTTTTGGTGACCTGGTGCACAGGCCTCTGCTGGTTGACCTGACTGTGGAGGAAGGTCAGAGGTTAAAGGTCATCTACGGCTCCTGCTCAGGCTTCCATGCTGTGGATGTGGACTCCGGTGCCGTCTACGACATCTACCTGCCCACACATGTACGTACTCAGCACAGAGTCTGAtcctctcttgtttttctcctcctgtgttTCATGCTCTTCACTCTCTtgacttttctgtgtttttccacCCTCAGATCCAGACCAGCATTCAGTGCCACGCCATCATCATCTTACCCAACACTGACGGCATAGAGTTGCTGGTGTGTTACGAAGACGAGGGCGTCTACGTCAACACCTATGGACGCATCACCAAGGATGTGGTGCTGCAGTGGGGAGAAATGCCAACTTCAGTGGGTAAGTTTTTCAAAAACGAGACGGTCCAACTTATTCCAGTGTGGGCAGCAAATGTAACACATAACACATATTTTGTAATGAATCTGTGCAGCCCGAGTCATATAATCTtttatctctctgtgtttttgtagcCTACATTAGGTCGAACCAGATCATGGGCTGGGGTGAAAAGGCCATAGAGATCCGCTCAGTGGAGACGGGTCACCTGGACGGTGTCTTCATGCATAAGAGAGCCCAGAGACTCAAGTTCCTCTGTGAGAGGAATGACAAGGTGAGAACTTTATCTCTGTCTTctggtttttctttctttctgtcctttttttctttttctttttctttctctgtatttctttctttcttccctccttccttctaTCTCTTTACTTTCAATCTATGTAAGAACAAAGGCTGGAATTAATGACGTTAACACCATAAAATTGAATTtgatgaaactgaaaatgttctgGAGATCGTCAGCATATGTTGTCATGATATTCCATTGATAATTTTGCAGCATTTGCATTTGATTCACTGGACATTTGAGCAGAAACTCCTGTAAATACCAGTTAGCAGAATTTGTCTCTATTTCTGTGTTCTCAGGGCAGCTTAAGACGACGTGCAGGTCACATGTTTCTGTCTGAATTgctgaatattaaaatcaaaacaaaccacACAGTCTCAATAGTTGCAGCACTTACGCAGGATGGTTGCTGTTggtaatcaata
This DNA window, taken from Thunnus albacares chromosome 24, fThuAlb1.1, whole genome shotgun sequence, encodes the following:
- the LOC122976788 gene encoding mitogen-activated protein kinase kinase kinase kinase 4-like isoform X7, with the translated sequence MANDSPAKSLVDIDLASLRDPAGIFELVEVVGNGTYGQVYKGRHVKTGQLAAIKVMDVTEDEEEEIKLEINMLKKYSHHRNIATYYGAFIKKSPPGHDDQLWLVMEFCGAGSITDLVKNTKGNQLKEDWIAYISREILRGLAHLHAHHVIHRDIKGQNVLLTENAEVKLVDFGVSAQLDRTVGRRNTFIGTPYWMAPEVIACDENPDATYDYRSDLWSCGITAIEMAEGAPPLCDMHPMRALFLIPRNPPPRLKSKKWSKKFFSFIEGCLVKNYTQRPPTEQLLKHPFIRDQPNERQVRIQLKDHIDRTKKKRGEKDETEYEYSGSEEEEEDPPEQEGEPSSIVNVPGESTLRRDFIRLQQENKERSEALRRQQLLQEQQLREQEEYKRQLLAERQKRIEQQKEQRRRLEEQQRREREMRRQQEREQRRREQEEKRRIEEMDRRRKEEEERRRAEDEKRRNDREQEYIRRQLEEEQRHLEMLQEQLLREQAMLLEFKWRELEEQRKAERLHKRLQQEQAYLLSLQHDTKQQPGDKTKLLSDHSKPPQTSTLPPDRVLTTTPQAQVLDSAVSVARGAHESLRGLQTIPSDSTKSQAAVPEKTDSDETCTSQLSDSPSPSPPQTETPTDSKPPQAEHLEPDRPAEPVSHPPQPIREADERYRKNIQGSPQTAPPPKQPPLPPRSSEPFSNGGSSEASAMHRPMEPQVQWSHLAALKSSNSAAPSPPPPPVVSRSQSFSEPGGVTSSFAQLHLRSQDPHHHHHHHHPSPARTDPQPQLPLHHPQAQPRAEHQASSEEVPPKVPVRTTSRSPVLSRRESPLPSQPGNQGGQRNAGGSNVEQRPLWDRVEKLQPRPGSGSSSGSSNSSSQASSGDRFRPRCESPASSKSEGSPLQRPENVPKKQDEKNLARPTRPAGDVDLTALAKELRAVDDVRPPHKVTDYSSSSEDSGTTDEDDDEEVDQEAGEESTSGAEDSRAGRLSNGETESAKTMLVEDSESDQATTPSKDGTLVIRQSTVDIKRLVNLSSPAGPGHGQGQPQPPGHSLQEKNGFAGRIHHLPDLIQQSHHSPSSSSTIPSSSSSSSSSFPSSSSHASPAMSPQNSLDKLTAIETQSESNSMSKHKSSSSFTPFIDPRLLQISPSSGSSLNNMAGFGQDGRLADPLRSDPSRKGSVVNVNPVNTRPPSDTPEIRKYKKRFNSEILCAALWGVNLLVGTESGLMLLDRSGQGKVYPLINRRRIQQMDVLEGLNVLVTISGKKNKLRVYYLSWLRNKILHNDPEVEKKQGWVNVGDLEGCVHYKVVKYERIKFLVLALKNAVEVYAWAPKPYHKFMAFKSFGDLVHRPLLVDLTVEEGQRLKVIYGSCSGFHAVDVDSGAVYDIYLPTHIQTSIQCHAIIILPNTDGIELLVCYEDEGVYVNTYGRITKDVVLQWGEMPTSVAYIRSNQIMGWGEKAIEIRSVETGHLDGVFMHKRAQRLKFLCERNDKVFFASVRPGGASQVYFMTLGRTSLMSW